The nucleotide sequence GATTGTGAGGGGCCCATCACCCTCAACGACAACGCCTTTGAGTTTGCCGAGGCCCTTATTCCCCGCGGGGGGGACTTCTTCGCCCGGGTTTCCCGTTACGACGACTATCTGGCGGATGTGGAGAGGCGCCCTGGTTATAAGGCCGGAGACACGCTGAGGCTGATCCTGCCTTTCCTCAAGGCCTTCGGGGCCACCAACCGGGGCCTCCGGGAGTTCTCCCGTCGGACCTTAAAGGTCCTCCCCCGGGCGGTGGAGACCCTGCGGGCCCTGAACCGCATGGTTCCCACCTTTATCATAAGCACCAGTTATCGTCCCTATCTCGAGGCCCTGTGCGCGGTTTCGGATTTTCCCCTGGAACGGGTCTTCTGTACGGAGGTGGACTTCCATCTGGTGAAACTCTCCCCGGCCGAGGAGAGGGAGCTCCGGAGGATGGTGGAGGAGATCCTGGCCCTTCCCCTGATAGAGATCCCCTCCGGAGCCCGGACCCTTTCCGACCTTCCTCCGGAGAGCCGGCGCGCCGTGGAGGTCATGGAAAGGATCTTCTGGGAGAGGCTTCCGGAGATGGAGTCCGGTCGGTTTTTGAGGGAGGTCAATCCCGTAGGGGGCCGGGAGAAGGCCCGGGCCCTGGAGGCGGCGCTTACCGAGGCCGGAGGGCCGCCCCTCTATGTGGGGGACAGCATTACCGATGTGGAGGCCCTGGAGCTGGCCCGCGAGAGAGGGGGCGGGGCAGTGGCCTTTAACGCCAACCGCTACGCCCTTAGAGTCGCGGAGTTCTATGTGCTTTCCGAAACCGCCGAGCCGGAAAGGTTGCTCGCCGAGGTCTTTCTCTCCGAGGGGCGGGAAGGGCTCCGTGAGTTCGTTCGCCGCGCAGGGGAGGGTTTTGAGGCGGGTGTGGTGGAGGAGGCCGGGCCGGATCTGATCCCCCGGAGCGAGGCCTTCCGCAAAGGGGTGCGCGGAGAGTCCATAGGGGCGCTGGGATGATCCCGCTCCAGGACATTCTGCCCCGCCGCCGGGTGCCCATAGTTACCTGGGGAATCATCGCCGCCAACACCCTCGTCTTCGTCCTGGAGATCCTCCTTCCGGAGGGAACCAGGGATCTCCTCCTTCACTATCTCGGTCTCGTTCCCGCCCGGATAACCGATCCGACATGGGCCCGCCTGCACGGGTTTCCCCCGGGAGCCTACCTCACCTTCCTGACCCACCTGTTTCTCCACGGGGGCTGGGTGCACTTCCTAGGCAACATGTGGACCCTCTGGATCTTCGGCGACAATGTGGAGGATCGTCTGGGACACTTTCGCTTCCTGATGTTCTACCTCCTGTGCGGAATAGCCGCGGCCCTGGTTCAGGTTTACATGCACCCCCATTCCCCCATCCCCACCATAGGGGCCTCCGGGGCCATTTCCGGGGTGCTGGGGGCCTATCTCGTCATGTTCCCCCTGGCCAGAGTGGTGGTGCTGGTGCCCGTCTTCTTCATTCCTCTTTTTTTCGAGATCCCTGCGGTGCTTTATCTGGGCTACTGGTACCTCCTTCAGGTCTTCTCCGGAACGCTTTCCCTGGCCCTTCCCGAACCGGTGGGAGGGGTGGCCTGGTGGGCGCATGTGGGAGGCTTCCTCGCCGGCGTGATTACCCACCGGCTGTTTCTCCCACGCGAGCGTTACCTGTGGCGCGACGAAGAGTTGCCCTGGGGCAATGTGGTCTCCTATCTGGATCGAATAAATCGCTGAAGAGGGGGTAAACATGAGCGGTTTTGACTTCTTCTGGTTCTTTTTCATGCTGGCGGCCCTGCAGCCCATTATCCGCCAGCGACTGCTCGAGGCCGCCCGCCAGCGCATGATCGCGAGAATTGAAAAGATGCGCGGCTCGAGGGTCATCCTCCTGGTGCATCGACAGGAAACCATGAGTCTTCTGGGGTTTCCGGTCATGCGTTTCATCGACATAAACGACTCGGAACAGGTGATACGGGCCATTCACATGACCGATCCGGAGGTCCCCATCGATCTCATTCTCCACACCCCCGGAGGGCTGGTGCTGGCGGCTCTTCAGATCGCCCGGGCGGTGAAGAAGCACCCGGCGAAGGTCACCGCCTTCGTTCCCCATTACGCCATGAGCGGGGGGACGCTTATTGCGCTTGCCGCCGACGAGATCGTCATGGACGAGCACGCGGTACTGGGGCCGGTGGACCCCCAGCTGGGGCAGTTCCCGGCGGCTTCCATCGTGCGAGCCGCCCGGGAAAAACCTCTGGAACATGTGGAGGATCAGACCCTGATCCTGGCGGACATGGCCGAAAAGGCCCTGCGGCAGATGAGGGAGAACCTGCGGGACCTCCTGTCCGGAAAGTACCCGCCGGAGAAGGTGGACGAGCTCTCGGAGCTCCTCACCCAGGGGCACTGGACCCACGACTACCCCATCACCTTTGAAGAGGCCCGCAAGATGGGGCTTCCGGTGCGCAAGGACATGCCCCACGAGATATATCAACTCATGAGTCTCTTCCCGCAACCGGTGCGTCAGGCCCCTTCCGTGGAGTTTACCCCGGTGCCGCGTCGGGCGCCCGCGGGCTCCCAGAATCAGCACTCCATTTTTTCCCTGCTGCGCCGGTGCCTTTAGATTCGGTTGACCCCGCCGGGCTTCCCGGCTAATTTGGGCGATAAGATCCCTGCCAGGAGGTGCCCATGGCCCGCAAGAAGAAAGACGAGGTCAAGGAACTGAAGGAGAAGCTGGCGCTTTCGCCTAGACCGGTCTGGGATCAGCTTTCCGAAAAGGAGAAAAAGGCCGTCGAGCGGCTTGCGGAAGACTATCGCCGGTTTCTTTCCCTGGCCAAGACCGAGCGGGAATGCGTGGAGGCTATGGTGGCCCTCCTCAGAAAACAGGGATTTACCTCCGAGCCCTCGGCCCGGTGTTATACCGTGTTCCGGGACAAGATGCTGGCGGTGATGGTGGCCGGTCAGAAACCTCCTTACTACGGTCTGCGTCTCATCGCCACCCACATCGACAGCCCCCGTCTGGACCTTAAGCTCCATCCCCTCTACGAGGATCTGGATCTCGCCTTCTTCAAGACCCATTACTACGGGGGAATAAAGAAGTACCACTGGGTGGCCCGGCCGCTGGCCCTCCACGGAGTGGTGGTCAAGCCCGACAGAAGCCGCGTCCGGGTGGTGGTGGGAGAGGACCCCGGGGATCCCGTGCTCACGGTCTGCGACCTCCTTCCTCACCTTTCCCGAAAGATTCAGGGGGACAAGAAGCTCGCCGAGGCCATTCCCGGGGAGAAGCTCAATGTGCTCGTGGGAGGGCTTCCCCTGGTGGGCGGCCCGGAGGACAAGGAGCGGATCAAGCTTTCCATCCTTAAGATCCTGCACGAGAAGTACGGTCTCACGGAGGAGGATTTCGTGAGTGCGGAACTGGAGGTGGTGCCCGCGGGACCGGCGGTGGAGGTGGGGCTCGATCGGGCCTTCATCGGGGGCTACGGTCAGGACGACCGCATCTGCGCCTTCGCGGCGCTGGCCGCGGTCCTGGAGGTAACGGATCCCCCCTATTCCACCCTGGTGGTGTTCATGGACAAGGAGGAAATAGGTTCCGACGGAAACACCGGGGCCAAGAGTCGATTCCTGGAAAAACTGATCTACGAATTCCTGAAGCTCTACGGCGTGACCCCCCAGGGGGACACCGTGCTCGAGACCTTTCTGCGCACCAGGGCCGTCTCCGGGGATGTCACCGCCGGTATGGATCCCCACTACATGGAGGTTCACGAGAAGTTGAACGACGCCCGGATGGGCTACGGGGTGGTGCTGACCAAGTACACCGGACACGGCGGGAAATACATGGCCAACGACGCCCACGCGGAATACATGGCCTGGCTGAGACGAATCTTTGCCGAGGCGAAGGTGGTGTACCAGGCCGCCTCCATGGGGAAGGTGGACGAGGGCGGCGGTGGCACCGTGGCCAAGTACCTTGCGGCCTACGGCATGGACATCGTGGACCTGGGGCCGCCGCTTCTTTCCATGCACTCCCCCTTTGAGGTGGCTCACAAGGGCGACCTTTACATGACTTACCGGGCCTACAAGGCCTTCCTTTCCGCCGGTGACTGATGAGCGAGACCATCCGGGAGGGGGATCCCATCCTGCTGTGTCTTCCCGAGGGGGGGTCCTACCTCCTTCGGGCCGAGGAACGGGTGTTTCACACCCATCGAGATCGCGTTCCCCTTTCCGGGTTCATTGGAAAACCTTACGGTAGCAGGGTGATAGGCCCCAACGGCACCCCTTTTTACGCGCTTCGGCCCACCATCCACGACTACCTCATGAAGGTGCGCCGGGCCACTCAGATCATTTACCCGAAGGACATAGGCCTGATCCTCCTCAAGCTCGATGTGGGGCCGGGGAAGGTCGTACTCGAGTGCGGCACCGGTTCCGGCGCCCTCACCACCGCTCTGGCCCACGCGGTGGGGCCGGAGGGCCGGGTGATCTCCTACGAGCGGGAGGAGCGTTTCCGGGAACTGGCCCGGGAAAACCTGCGTCGGGCCGGGCTGGCCGAAAGGGTGCTCCTCAAGGGCGAGGCCACGGAGGGATTCGAGGAGAAAGAGGCCGTGGATGCGGTCTTTCTGGATGTGCGCGAGCCCTGGGAGTTGCTCCCTGCGGCCTGGCGAGCCCTCAAGGGTGGAGCTCCTCTGGGTGTGCTGGTCCCTACGGTGAATCAGGTCTCGCGCCTGCTTGCGGCCCTTGAGGATCACCCCTTTGTGGGGCTCGAGGTCCAGGAGATCCTTCAGCGTTTCTACAAGGTTAATCCCGAACGACTGCGCCCGGAAGACCGTATGGTGGCCCACACCGGCTACCTCATCTTCGCCCGGAAGGTGCTGGAAAGGTGAGACGCGAAACTTTCCTTTATCGGAAACTCGAGGAGGCCCTAGAGCTTCTGGGGGTCCCGGACAAGACCTTTGATCTGCATCTGGTAAACGACCGAAGGATAGCCGAAATAAACTCTCGATACCTGGGGAGGTCCGGCCCCACCAATGTGATTTCCTTTTCCCTCTGGGAGAGACGGCGTCCCGCCGGGCATCCTCATCTGGGGGAGATCTTCATCTCCGTGGAGACCGCCCGGCGCGAGGCCCGGGAATACGGACTCCCGGTGAGGGACTACCTTCTGGCCCTTGCCCTTCACGGGCTGCTTCACCTCCTAGGCTACGATCACGAACGGGGACTCTACGCCCCGGCCCTTATGGCCCGAAAAGAGGCCTGGCTTCTTGAAAAATTATTGGGGGCGGGGCATAAAGCTATAGTGAACTTCGTGAAAAGGAGGGAATACATGCCGGCCAAACTTGCGGTGAATGTGGATCATGTGGCCACGGTGCGGGAGGCCCGCAAGGTCCACTATCCGGATCCGGTTCACGCGGCGGTGCTTGCCGAACTGGGAGGGGCCCACGGGATCGTGGTGCATCTGAGGGGCGATCGTCGCCACATCCAGGAGCGGGATGTGCGCCTTCTGCGGGAGATAGTCAAGACCAGGCTGATCCTGGAAATGGCCCCCACGGAGGAGATGATGGAGTTTGCCCTTTCGGTCAGGCCTGATCAGGTGACCCTGGTTCCGGAGCGCCGGATGGAGATCACCACCGAGGGGGGTATGGCGGTGAAGGGTCGGGTGAAGAGGGTGCGCACCGCGGTGGAACGGCTAAAGGAGGGGGGGATCCCCAGGGTGAGCATATTCATCAATCCGGATCCGGCGGAACTCAAGTCCGCGGCCAGGACCGGAGCAGATGTGGTAGAGCTCCACACCGGCCACTACGCGGAAGCTACCACTTACGAGGAACGGGAACGGGAGCTTGCCCGCCTTGAGGAGGCCGCCCGGGTGGCCCGGGATCTCGGCTTTGAGGTCCACGCCGGCCACGGACTTTCTTACGAGAATGTGGGGCCGGTGGCCGCTATTCCGGACATAGAGGAATTCAGTATCGGTCACGCCATTGTCGCCCGGGCCATCATGGTGGGGATGAAGGAGGCGGTACGGGAGATGCTCTCCCTTATCGAGAAGGCCCGGGGTTAGGTCTTATTGAGGGCGTTCGGCCTCCGGGAGCTTCGCCGCTTCCAGGCGTTTGAGGGCCTCCTCGAGGCTCATGATACCCTTGGCCACGGCGTAGGCCACATAGGGATAAACCCGGGGATCGTAACCCTCGGGACGGGGGAAAAGCCCCTTGGCCCGAAGCTTGGCCAGTTTCGCTCGCCTCCGGCGCCGTCTCTCGATCTCCCTCTTCCGCTCGATCTTTTTGTGTCTGGCCATGAGTTCGCCTCACCCCTTGATTTTCGTTTTCGGCCCTTTTATATAAAGGCTACCCCTGCTTCCGTCAAGAACTTATATTTAGGGTGAGCGGAGATGCGGTGTGCAAGGTTGAGGACTCTGGCTCGAGATTGGTTTTTGAAGGTGCGGGAGGATGCCCTGGCACCGGCCAGGATGATGGAGTTCATCCATCGTCACATTCGGCAGTGTGCGGTGTGTCAGGATGACCCGGATCTCCCTCAGGAAGTGGAGAAGATCCGGGAGTTCATCCGGGCTCCGGAGGTCGTTCCCACGGTTCGGGAGATCTCCGAAGAGGTCGACGAAGACAACCCTCTTGTCTAAACGGGAAATCGGTTAAAAAATATGAGTTGGATTTAGGCCCCCGTAGCTCAATCGGATAGAGCAGCGGCCTTCTAAGCCGTTGGTTGGGGGTTCGAGTCCTCCCGGGGGCACCAGGTTCTTAACAAGTTAATCCTGCGGGAGTGGCGGAATTGGTAGACGCTGCGGACTTAGGATCCGCTGGGGTTGTACCCCGTGGGGGTTCAAGTCCCCCCTCCCGCACTTTAATCTCCCATCCTGGGTAGTTTGAAAAATAGGGAGTCAAAAGTTGTTTTCGGCGAGGTAGGCCAGAAACTTGTAAACGGTTCGGGCGGCCAGGTATTCGGTGCGGGGGTCGCCGGGAAGGGGTAAAAGCTCCACCAGGTCGAATCCCAGAACCCTGGCGCGGGAGACGCGACGGAGGATTTCCATCAATTCCTCCCAGCGCAGGCCTCCGGGCTCGGGAGTGCCCACGCCGGGGGCCTCGGAGGGATCCAGGCCGTCGAGATCGATGGTCACATAGAGAGGGACCTCGTGGAGACATTCCTCGAGCCGGGAAAGAAAGGACGCAAAGTCTTTCCGGACCTCCCGGGCCCAAAAGACCCGATATCCGCGCCCCCGGCGGATGAATTCGTATTCCTCGCGACTGGCCGTACGCACCCCAACGGCCACGACCTCAAGCCCCAGTTCAAGGGCCCTCCGCATGACGCAGGCATGGCTGAAGGGGCTTCCCTGATATGTGTCCCGCAGATCGGGATGAGCGTCGATCTGAAGGATCCGGAAGGGGAAGTGTCGCTTTCTCAGGGCTCGAAGAGCGGCCAGGGTGACGGTGTGCTCTCCGCCCAGAAGGACCGGAAATTTGCCCTCAGCCAGGGCCTCCTCCACCAGTCCCTCCAGGGCTTCCAGAGCCTTGCCGGGGTCTACCGGAAGCTCCGGCTGAGGGTAAGTGTAAAACCCAAGGGTGCGGTGAGGTTCCCGTTCGGTTTCCTCGTCGAAAAACTCCAGCTGAGGACTGGCCGCAAGGATAGCCGCCGGGCCGAAACGCGTTCCCGGACGCCAGGAGGTGGTCCCATCGTAAGGGGCGGGAATAAGGGCTACCCGGGCCCGGGAACGGTCCTCGGGTAGCCCCAGAAAGGTTGCCCTCATTTAAACGGCCAGCTGATTCCTCTCCGCCCGAATGAAGCGTTCCACCGCCCGGATGGAACGCGGAAACTCGTGCCCCCGATCCAGAAGCCTTATCTCGCTCTTCTTGACCTCAAAGAGGCGGGTGATGTCCTCGATGGCCTTGTCCACATCAAAGGGCTTGCACGAGAAGATGTCCACGCTCAGGTAAAGTTTCTCCGGAAAGGTGTGGATGCTGATATGACTTTCGGCAATGATCACGAACCCGGAGATCCCCCAGTCCTCCGGCACCGGGGCATAGTACTTGAACACATAAGGCGGCATAATCTTGGTCATGTTGATCTGATCCGGATATTCGCTCAGGAAGTTGTAGATAAAGTCGAGATCCATCAACTTGTCGCGATTACAACCGTAGCCGTCCAGGATGAGGTGCTGGCCGAAGCCGTACTCAACCTTTTCCGATTCCGTGAACTTCTTTTCCATGGCCGCCCTCCTTGGTGAAATTCCTCTGCATGGGCGCCACCCCGGCGCCTGAAGCTCGTGAGGCCCCCGGCCTAAAAAATTAAGGGTAGCCACCGGACATGGCCACCCTTGGCGGCCAAAAAGATACTCGTCTTTCAGCTTTTGTCAAGGTGGGTTATACTGGTGAAACAATGAACATCCACCAGGTGCCCTTTGAGGAAATTCTCGCCGAATCCGTAAGGGTACACGGGCACCTGTGCGCCGGACAGGTGCTGGGCGTGCGCCTGGCCCTCCTGGGACTGAGACTCATCGGGATAAAAGATCCCCGGGGGGCGGATCGAAAGAAGTTTCTGGTTTTCGTGGAGATAGATCGCTGCGCCACCGACGCCATCCAGTCGGTAACCGGGGCCAGTCTGGGCAAACGCTCACTCAAGTTCTACGACTACGGCATCATGGCCGCCACCTTCCTGAATCTCGAGACCGGACGGGCCTTCCGGGTAATCGCCAGAGAAGAGGCCCGAGAACTGGCGGATCGCTACTTCCCAGAGATTGAGGATCGCTACCGGAGACAGCTCGAGGCCTACCGGGTCATGCCGGAAGAGGAACTCTTCACCGTGCAGGAGGTGGAGGTGGACCTTTCGGAGTTTGATCTTCCCGGAAGACCACGACGCCGGGTGCGGTGTGAGGTTTGCGGAATACATGTTCAGGACGGACGCGAGGTGGAACTTGAGGGACGCATCCTGTGTCGTCCCTGTGCCGGTGGAGGATATTTCCGGCTCAGGAAGCCGGGGAAGAGTTCTCCGAAAGCTTCAGAATAAGGGTAAGAAGGGTTAATTCGGCGTTGAGGTGTCGTTCCAGGCCCCGGCGCAGGTCTTCTACCACATCCATGAGGGAAAGGGACTTTTCCGCCGGAGCAGGCTCCGGAAAGAGGCGGGGGAACTCCGCGAGTCTGCGCGCCGTAAGATAGGAATACCACAGCCACAGCCGAACCAGGTAAAGGAGGTCGGGGAGATCCTCTTTCCTGGCGGATAGGGTCTCCGCCGCCCGCAGTTTTAGAGCCGGGTCCGGGTGCCTGGCCACCGTCACCAGGCGGTTCAACTCCTCGAGCAATCCTTTCTCGGAGAAGGCCAGTGCCCGCCCCAGGCTGCCCTCGGCAAGGAGGGCGAGAGCCCGGGCTTCCTCCGGCTCCTTTCCGAATCTGTCGCGGAGGATCTCCTCGATGAGTTCGGGGGGCAGCGGCCTGAAGCGCACCACCTGGGAACGGGAGACGATGGTGGGAAGCAGGCTCTCGGCGGAGACCGCGGTGAGGAGGAAGTGGGCGTAGGGAGGAGGTTCCTCCAGGGACTTGAGGAGGGCGTTGGCGGCCTCGGGGGTGAGGCGTTCCGCCTCGGGAATGAGCACCACCCGTACCGGGGCCTCCAGAGGACGAAACCGCAGAAATTCCTCGGCCTCCCGCACCTGGGCAATGCGGATGCTTTCTCCCCGGGGGCGCAACACCAGGAGATCGGGGTGAACTCCCCGTTCCAGTTTTCCGCAGGCCCGACATCCTCCACAGGCCTCCCGGAACTCGCAGAAAAGCTCCCGCACCACCGCCAGGGCGCAGGTTTCCTTGCCCGTGCCCTCGGGGCCCACCAGGAGATAGGTCTGGGCCAGGCGCCCCGTGGCCAACGCTCGCCGGAAGAGCCTAACCGCCGGAGCCTGGCCCGCAAGGTCCGAAAGACGCCGGGCCTTCATAGCGTTTCCTCTCAATCCGGGCTCCCAGGGCCCGGAGCTTCTTCTCCATCCCTTCGTAGCCCCGATCCAGGTGCTCAAGGCCGTAGATGCGGGTTATTCCCTCGGCCGAAAGGGCCGCAAGCACCAGACAGGCACTGGCCCGTAGATCCGTGGCCTCCACCTCGGCCCCCTGAAGCATCACCGGCCCCCGGATCACGGCGGTGCGCTCGTCCACCTCTATATCCGCACCCATCCGGCGCAGCTCAAAGACATGCTGGAACCTCTTTTCGAAGAGGTTTTCGGTAATGAAAGAAAGACCCTGGGCGCGGGTGAGAAGGGCCATGATCTGGGCCTGAAGATCCGTAGGAAATCCGGGGTAAGGAGCGGTGGCCAGGCGCAGGGGACGAAGTCTCCCCCCGGCCCGGGCGTGAATGCGATTCCCCTCCACCTCGATCTCGAG is from Thermosulfurimonas sp. F29 and encodes:
- a CDS encoding rhomboid family intramembrane serine protease — protein: MIPLQDILPRRRVPIVTWGIIAANTLVFVLEILLPEGTRDLLLHYLGLVPARITDPTWARLHGFPPGAYLTFLTHLFLHGGWVHFLGNMWTLWIFGDNVEDRLGHFRFLMFYLLCGIAAALVQVYMHPHSPIPTIGASGAISGVLGAYLVMFPLARVVVLVPVFFIPLFFEIPAVLYLGYWYLLQVFSGTLSLALPEPVGGVAWWAHVGGFLAGVITHRLFLPRERYLWRDEELPWGNVVSYLDRINR
- a CDS encoding ATP-dependent Clp protease proteolytic subunit, with product MSGFDFFWFFFMLAALQPIIRQRLLEAARQRMIARIEKMRGSRVILLVHRQETMSLLGFPVMRFIDINDSEQVIRAIHMTDPEVPIDLILHTPGGLVLAALQIARAVKKHPAKVTAFVPHYAMSGGTLIALAADEIVMDEHAVLGPVDPQLGQFPAASIVRAAREKPLEHVEDQTLILADMAEKALRQMRENLRDLLSGKYPPEKVDELSELLTQGHWTHDYPITFEEARKMGLPVRKDMPHEIYQLMSLFPQPVRQAPSVEFTPVPRRAPAGSQNQHSIFSLLRRCL
- a CDS encoding aminopeptidase — protein: MARKKKDEVKELKEKLALSPRPVWDQLSEKEKKAVERLAEDYRRFLSLAKTERECVEAMVALLRKQGFTSEPSARCYTVFRDKMLAVMVAGQKPPYYGLRLIATHIDSPRLDLKLHPLYEDLDLAFFKTHYYGGIKKYHWVARPLALHGVVVKPDRSRVRVVVGEDPGDPVLTVCDLLPHLSRKIQGDKKLAEAIPGEKLNVLVGGLPLVGGPEDKERIKLSILKILHEKYGLTEEDFVSAELEVVPAGPAVEVGLDRAFIGGYGQDDRICAFAALAAVLEVTDPPYSTLVVFMDKEEIGSDGNTGAKSRFLEKLIYEFLKLYGVTPQGDTVLETFLRTRAVSGDVTAGMDPHYMEVHEKLNDARMGYGVVLTKYTGHGGKYMANDAHAEYMAWLRRIFAEAKVVYQAASMGKVDEGGGGTVAKYLAAYGMDIVDLGPPLLSMHSPFEVAHKGDLYMTYRAYKAFLSAGD
- a CDS encoding tRNA (adenine-N1)-methyltransferase — protein: MSETIREGDPILLCLPEGGSYLLRAEERVFHTHRDRVPLSGFIGKPYGSRVIGPNGTPFYALRPTIHDYLMKVRRATQIIYPKDIGLILLKLDVGPGKVVLECGTGSGALTTALAHAVGPEGRVISYEREERFRELARENLRRAGLAERVLLKGEATEGFEEKEAVDAVFLDVREPWELLPAAWRALKGGAPLGVLVPTVNQVSRLLAALEDHPFVGLEVQEILQRFYKVNPERLRPEDRMVAHTGYLIFARKVLER
- a CDS encoding pyridoxine 5'-phosphate synthase: MRRETFLYRKLEEALELLGVPDKTFDLHLVNDRRIAEINSRYLGRSGPTNVISFSLWERRRPAGHPHLGEIFISVETARREAREYGLPVRDYLLALALHGLLHLLGYDHERGLYAPALMARKEAWLLEKLLGAGHKAIVNFVKRREYMPAKLAVNVDHVATVREARKVHYPDPVHAAVLAELGGAHGIVVHLRGDRRHIQERDVRLLREIVKTRLILEMAPTEEMMEFALSVRPDQVTLVPERRMEITTEGGMAVKGRVKRVRTAVERLKEGGIPRVSIFINPDPAELKSAARTGADVVELHTGHYAEATTYEERERELARLEEAARVARDLGFEVHAGHGLSYENVGPVAAIPDIEEFSIGHAIVARAIMVGMKEAVREMLSLIEKARG
- the speB gene encoding agmatinase, whose protein sequence is MRATFLGLPEDRSRARVALIPAPYDGTTSWRPGTRFGPAAILAASPQLEFFDEETEREPHRTLGFYTYPQPELPVDPGKALEALEGLVEEALAEGKFPVLLGGEHTVTLAALRALRKRHFPFRILQIDAHPDLRDTYQGSPFSHACVMRRALELGLEVVAVGVRTASREEYEFIRRGRGYRVFWAREVRKDFASFLSRLEECLHEVPLYVTIDLDGLDPSEAPGVGTPEPGGLRWEELMEILRRVSRARVLGFDLVELLPLPGDPRTEYLAARTVYKFLAYLAENNF
- the speD gene encoding adenosylmethionine decarboxylase, giving the protein MEKKFTESEKVEYGFGQHLILDGYGCNRDKLMDLDFIYNFLSEYPDQINMTKIMPPYVFKYYAPVPEDWGISGFVIIAESHISIHTFPEKLYLSVDIFSCKPFDVDKAIEDITRLFEVKKSEIRLLDRGHEFPRSIRAVERFIRAERNQLAV
- a CDS encoding FmdE family protein encodes the protein MNIHQVPFEEILAESVRVHGHLCAGQVLGVRLALLGLRLIGIKDPRGADRKKFLVFVEIDRCATDAIQSVTGASLGKRSLKFYDYGIMAATFLNLETGRAFRVIAREEARELADRYFPEIEDRYRRQLEAYRVMPEEELFTVQEVEVDLSEFDLPGRPRRRVRCEVCGIHVQDGREVELEGRILCRPCAGGGYFRLRKPGKSSPKASE
- the holB gene encoding DNA polymerase III subunit delta', translating into MKARRLSDLAGQAPAVRLFRRALATGRLAQTYLLVGPEGTGKETCALAVVRELFCEFREACGGCRACGKLERGVHPDLLVLRPRGESIRIAQVREAEEFLRFRPLEAPVRVVLIPEAERLTPEAANALLKSLEEPPPYAHFLLTAVSAESLLPTIVSRSQVVRFRPLPPELIEEILRDRFGKEPEEARALALLAEGSLGRALAFSEKGLLEELNRLVTVARHPDPALKLRAAETLSARKEDLPDLLYLVRLWLWYSYLTARRLAEFPRLFPEPAPAEKSLSLMDVVEDLRRGLERHLNAELTLLTLILKLSENSSPAS